One Sphingobacteruim zhuxiongii DNA window includes the following coding sequences:
- a CDS encoding TolC family protein, with protein sequence MKRINIITLLVAGIFSGSMLHAQETLTLQEAVKFALENKAEAKKSKLDVENAQYQIDEVRAGALPQISGSASVKYNAIIPSMPLDMGGQTTYIKMGQPWNSTAAISVNQQIFNQSLFTGLKAARTTREFYAINHQLTEEQLIEKVANAYYDVYTTQLQLETIDSNLGSTTKTRDVIAGLVQAGLGRKIDLDRTNVAINNLQANRQIVINALELKENALKFAIGMGMETDIVLPTETFDIDAGLAGYAVSELNNRTEIQILEKQNELLELNRQNIKADYYPKLSFGGDLGYTGFGQGFPLGGDFNWFGTSGLGLNLSIPIFNGGATKAKVNQATIKIKQAQVDLEDTKLALNLANENARAQIKNSLLTVDANRRNTQLAQEVLNDTNNNYRNGLATLTELLDAENALSDAQNNLNTSLLNYKVAEIQLIKANGKLKTLVNE encoded by the coding sequence ATGAAAAGGATAAATATAATCACACTGTTAGTAGCAGGAATTTTTTCAGGTTCTATGCTACATGCGCAGGAAACCTTGACGCTTCAAGAGGCTGTAAAGTTTGCATTGGAGAATAAGGCAGAGGCAAAGAAATCCAAATTGGATGTCGAAAATGCGCAGTATCAAATCGATGAGGTGCGAGCTGGCGCACTTCCGCAAATTAGTGGATCGGCATCTGTAAAGTATAATGCCATCATCCCAAGTATGCCTTTAGATATGGGAGGTCAGACTACCTATATCAAAATGGGACAGCCTTGGAATTCTACAGCCGCCATTTCTGTTAACCAACAGATATTTAATCAGTCCTTATTTACAGGATTGAAAGCTGCTAGAACAACGCGTGAGTTTTATGCAATCAATCATCAGCTGACTGAAGAGCAGTTAATTGAAAAAGTGGCGAATGCTTATTATGATGTATATACCACTCAATTGCAATTGGAAACGATTGATAGTAATTTAGGTAGTACAACTAAAACACGCGACGTAATTGCTGGTCTTGTGCAAGCTGGATTAGGTCGTAAGATTGATTTAGATAGAACAAATGTTGCGATTAACAATTTGCAGGCAAATCGCCAAATCGTTATCAATGCACTTGAACTAAAAGAGAATGCGTTGAAATTTGCAATCGGTATGGGTATGGAAACGGATATCGTTCTTCCGACAGAAACCTTCGATATCGATGCTGGATTGGCAGGATACGCAGTTTCTGAACTTAACAATCGTACAGAGATTCAGATTCTGGAGAAGCAAAATGAATTATTAGAATTGAATCGTCAAAATATTAAAGCGGATTACTATCCGAAATTATCATTTGGTGGCGATTTAGGATATACTGGATTTGGACAAGGGTTTCCATTAGGTGGAGATTTTAACTGGTTCGGAACGTCAGGTTTAGGTTTAAATTTATCTATTCCGATTTTCAACGGTGGTGCTACAAAAGCTAAAGTGAATCAAGCAACCATTAAAATCAAGCAAGCTCAAGTTGATTTAGAAGACACCAAATTAGCATTGAACTTAGCGAATGAAAATGCTCGCGCTCAAATTAAAAATAGTTTGTTGACAGTTGATGCGAATCGTCGCAATACACAGTTAGCCCAAGAGGTATTGAATGATACCAATAACAACTACAGAAATGGCTTAGCAACTTTGACAGAATTATTAGATGCAGAAAATGCGCTATCTGATGCTCAAAACAATTTGAACACTTCGCTATTAAATTATAAAGTTGCAGAGATCCAATTGATCAAAGCAAATGGAAAATTAAAAACATTAGTAAACGAATAA